The Deltaproteobacteria bacterium sequence AGTCACGTCCTTTATGTTTCGCTGGTCCACGGCCACGCCGTAGATGGTTCCACACCCGGCTAAGGCCCACAGGGCCCATAGCAGGGTCAAAAGCGACACGATGGTCTGTCGGTTCATGGTGTCCTCGCTTGACATGGTGAGACAATGAATCAGGCCCGGCCACAACAGGTGCCCGGAACGCAACCTTTCCGGGAGGGATGCTCTCCGCAGCAGCCATGGCCTTTGGCATCGGGCACGGACCTGCCGGGCGAACCGGTCAGAGCCGAGGTGGCCGACAAAAGCCGGCCGACCTTGGACGATCCGCAGGCCGGACAGGGCGGTTCGGCATGTCCCGAGAGCTGGATGTCCTCGAATCGATTTCCGCAGGATCCACATTCAAATTCGTAAATGGGCATGGGCGCACCTCCTTGATTGAAATCTTTTGCCGCCCCCTTGGCTCGTTATCGGATCAGGGACAGCCCCTGGTAGACGCTGACGGCCAGGGCAAAGGCGAATACGGTGTTGAAGCCGAGGCTGAACAGGGCCCAGCCCCAGCTTCCGCTTTCCCGGGCGATGGCCACGATGGTCACGAAGCATGGCGCGTAGAGCAGCACGAAGAGCATGAGGCTGACGGCCCGGGGCAGGTCCCAGTTCGGGTCTTTCGAGATCCTTCGGCCCAGGCTTTCGGTCTCGACCTCTCCCTCTCCCAGCGAGTAGGCCGTCCCCAGGGTGGAGATGATGACCTCCTTGGCCGCGAACCCGCCGGTCAAGGCGATGTTGATCTTCCAGTCGAATCCGGCAAGTCGAGAGATAGGCTCCAGGGCGACTCCCAGGCGGCCGGCCATGGAGTGGAGCAGGGCGGCCTGGCCTCGTTCGTTTTCTAAGGCAGTCAGTACCTCTTGATCCGCTCCGTCGGCCTCAAGTTCGGCCGCCCGGATCTCGAATTCCTGGACTCGGGATTCGGGGA is a genomic window containing:
- a CDS encoding zinc ribbon domain-containing protein; this translates as MPIYEFECGSCGNRFEDIQLSGHAEPPCPACGSSKVGRLLSATSALTGSPGRSVPDAKGHGCCGEHPSRKGCVPGTCCGRA